In Microbulbifer sp. GL-2, the following are encoded in one genomic region:
- a CDS encoding phosphate-starvation-inducible PsiE family protein: MKYEEIHEEHEDPLINQLHRAIKAAVRFLAILMVLVIFWTIADVIYVLYEKLKSPPFMLLDMKDILETFGAFLAVLIAIEIFTNIRLYLGTNVIPVQLVLATALMAVARKVIVLDLGLVSSEHIIGIALVTIALGVSYWLVQEKSKHAD, translated from the coding sequence ATGAAATACGAAGAAATCCATGAGGAGCATGAGGACCCCCTGATTAATCAGTTGCATCGGGCGATCAAGGCGGCGGTCAGGTTTCTCGCGATCTTAATGGTGCTTGTGATTTTCTGGACAATTGCCGATGTTATCTATGTCCTCTATGAAAAGCTGAAGTCACCTCCTTTCATGCTATTGGACATGAAAGATATTCTGGAGACCTTCGGTGCATTTCTCGCCGTTCTGATCGCGATTGAGATTTTTACCAATATTCGCCTGTACTTGGGCACCAATGTCATACCCGTACAGCTGGTACTGGCAACCGCACTAATGGCTGTGGCTCGTAAAGTTATTGTTCTGGACCTAGGCCTGGTGAGCTCTGAACACATCATCGGCATTGCTTTGGTCACCATTGCTCTGGGTGTCTCATATTGGCTTGTGCAAGAGAAAAGCAAGCATGCTGACTAA
- the gspE gene encoding type II secretion system ATPase GspE: MTADLGTGTPIIRRLPYAFAKRHRVLLVEQEGQPICQYVAPLNPSAIAEVQRINGAVVRLKAVEEAAFQLALQRLYENREGGNLSEVEGLGEDLDLAAVADSLPETEDLLEQEDDAPIVKLINAIFAESLKQGASDIHIETFEKRLVVRFRVDGVLREVLQPRRALAPLLVSRIKVMAKLDIAEKRIPQDGRISLLMAGREVDVRVSTMPSSAGERVVMRLLDKQAGNMDLTKLGMAGRDLSVMTDLLTHPHGIILVTGPTGSGKTTTLYAGLGSINSREKNILTVEDPVEYNLEGVGQTQVNTKADMTFARGLRAILRQDPDVVMVGEIRDLETMQIAIQASLTGHLVLSTLHTNTALGAVTRLVDMGIEPFLLSSSVIGVLAQRLVRVLCPKCKLPHVADESERQALGVDPNAETVIYRPNGCEECNHSGYVGRIGIYELVPLNDVMRQLIHDRASESKLVAEARKLGPSIRDDGIVKILAGRTSLEEVMRVTQES; this comes from the coding sequence ATGACGGCTGATCTAGGAACAGGAACTCCAATAATTCGCCGCCTTCCATACGCTTTCGCCAAGCGTCACAGAGTTCTGCTGGTGGAGCAGGAAGGCCAGCCGATATGTCAATATGTCGCTCCGCTGAATCCCTCGGCAATTGCCGAGGTACAGCGAATTAACGGCGCAGTGGTACGCCTGAAGGCCGTCGAGGAAGCGGCTTTCCAGCTTGCATTACAGCGGTTGTATGAAAATCGTGAGGGCGGAAACCTTTCGGAAGTTGAAGGGCTTGGTGAGGATTTGGATCTTGCCGCGGTCGCGGATTCACTACCGGAAACTGAAGATCTCTTGGAGCAGGAAGACGACGCGCCCATCGTTAAGTTGATCAATGCAATTTTTGCAGAGTCACTGAAGCAGGGCGCTTCGGATATTCATATTGAGACATTCGAGAAGCGCCTGGTAGTGCGCTTCAGGGTGGATGGAGTTTTGCGTGAAGTGCTGCAACCTCGTCGTGCTCTGGCCCCACTTTTGGTTTCCCGAATCAAAGTAATGGCTAAGCTGGACATTGCGGAAAAGCGCATTCCCCAGGACGGCCGTATCTCACTTTTGATGGCTGGGCGTGAAGTGGATGTGCGTGTTTCCACCATGCCATCCTCAGCCGGAGAGCGGGTGGTGATGCGTCTGCTCGATAAGCAGGCTGGCAATATGGATCTCACCAAACTGGGAATGGCGGGGCGTGACCTCAGTGTAATGACGGATCTGCTCACCCATCCCCACGGCATTATCCTGGTGACCGGGCCCACGGGCTCGGGTAAGACCACAACCCTCTACGCCGGCCTTGGCAGCATCAACAGCCGCGAGAAAAATATTCTCACGGTTGAGGATCCGGTGGAATACAACCTGGAAGGCGTGGGCCAAACCCAGGTTAATACCAAGGCGGATATGACTTTTGCCCGTGGCTTGCGCGCGATACTTCGGCAGGACCCCGATGTGGTAATGGTCGGTGAGATCCGTGACCTTGAGACTATGCAGATCGCTATCCAGGCCAGTTTGACCGGTCACTTGGTACTTTCCACACTGCATACCAATACCGCACTTGGTGCGGTGACCCGCTTGGTGGATATGGGAATTGAACCCTTCCTGTTGTCCTCGAGCGTGATCGGTGTGTTGGCACAGCGTCTGGTACGGGTACTCTGTCCAAAATGCAAGCTGCCGCACGTTGCCGATGAAAGCGAGCGTCAGGCACTCGGTGTTGATCCTAATGCTGAAACGGTAATTTACCGTCCCAACGGCTGCGAAGAATGTAACCACAGTGGTTACGTGGGCCGGATCGGTATCTACGAATTGGTGCCCTTGAATGATGTTATGCGACAGCTGATTCATGATCGTGCCTCTGAGAGCAAGCTGGTGGCTGAAGCGCGCAAGCTGGGACCGAGTATCCGTGATGATGGTATCGTGAAAATTCTGGCGGGCAGGACTTCCCTGGAGGAAGTTATGCGAGTCACCCAGGAGTCCTGA
- a CDS encoding electron transfer flavoprotein-ubiquinone oxidoreductase, whose amino-acid sequence MERESMEYDVVIVGAGPAGLAAACRIRQLNEDISVCVVEKGSEVGAHILSGAVFEPTALNELFPDWKERGAPLKTAVKGDDIYVLRSDENSIKVPNMFVPSTMHNEGNYIISLGNLCRWLAEQAENLGVEIFPGFAAAEVLYNEDGSVKGIATGDMGIGLNGEQKDSYMPGMELHAKYTLFAEGCRGHLGKQLIERFKLDADADPQHYGIGVKEIWKVPAEKHQQGLVVHTAGWPLEESGTHGGGFLYHLEDNQVVVGLITDLAYNNPHVSPFDEFQRYKHHPVIKQYLEGGERVAYGARAIVKGGLQSQPKMTFPGGLLIGDNAGTLNFAKIKGNHTAMKSGMIAAESVVEALGADRNSEELTDYATKYRDSWAWKELHMQRNFGPAQHKWGNIFGSAYAFVDINLFKGKLPWTLRDTKADHAQLKPAADCAKIDYPKPDGVLSFDKLSSVFISNTNHEEDQPCHLTLKDPEIPLNHNLPIYDEPAQRYCPAGVYEVVEDANGKRFQINAQNCVHCKTCDIKDPTQNIVWITPEGGGGPNYPNM is encoded by the coding sequence GTGGAACGCGAATCAATGGAATACGATGTAGTGATCGTGGGTGCAGGTCCGGCCGGACTGGCAGCGGCCTGCCGTATTCGCCAGCTCAATGAGGACATCTCAGTATGTGTCGTGGAGAAGGGTTCCGAAGTCGGTGCCCACATTCTGTCAGGCGCTGTCTTTGAGCCTACCGCCCTGAACGAGCTGTTTCCCGACTGGAAAGAGCGCGGCGCCCCACTGAAAACTGCAGTAAAGGGCGATGACATTTACGTCCTACGCAGCGATGAAAACTCCATAAAAGTACCCAACATGTTTGTGCCCAGCACCATGCACAATGAGGGCAACTACATTATCAGCCTCGGCAACCTGTGCCGCTGGCTGGCTGAGCAGGCGGAAAACCTGGGGGTGGAAATCTTCCCCGGCTTTGCCGCAGCTGAAGTGCTCTACAACGAAGACGGCTCGGTAAAAGGTATCGCCACTGGCGATATGGGCATAGGCCTGAATGGAGAGCAGAAGGATTCCTATATGCCCGGCATGGAACTGCATGCCAAATACACCTTATTCGCGGAAGGTTGCCGCGGCCATTTAGGCAAGCAACTGATCGAGCGCTTCAAACTGGATGCGGACGCCGATCCACAACACTACGGTATTGGCGTAAAGGAAATCTGGAAGGTTCCTGCGGAAAAGCACCAGCAAGGCCTGGTGGTGCACACCGCTGGCTGGCCCCTGGAAGAGAGCGGCACTCACGGCGGAGGGTTCCTGTACCACCTGGAAGACAACCAGGTCGTTGTTGGTCTGATTACCGACCTCGCTTACAACAACCCACATGTAAGCCCGTTCGACGAATTCCAGCGCTACAAGCACCACCCGGTAATCAAGCAGTACCTGGAAGGCGGTGAGCGTGTGGCTTACGGTGCTCGCGCTATTGTTAAAGGCGGCCTGCAGTCGCAACCTAAAATGACTTTCCCCGGCGGCCTGCTGATCGGTGATAATGCCGGCACCCTGAACTTCGCCAAGATCAAGGGTAATCATACTGCGATGAAGTCCGGCATGATTGCCGCGGAATCCGTGGTGGAAGCCCTTGGCGCTGATCGCAATAGTGAAGAACTGACCGATTACGCCACCAAGTACCGTGATAGCTGGGCCTGGAAAGAATTGCACATGCAGCGTAACTTTGGTCCTGCCCAGCACAAATGGGGCAACATCTTTGGCTCCGCTTATGCCTTTGTGGATATCAACCTGTTTAAAGGCAAGCTGCCCTGGACCCTGCGCGACACTAAGGCAGACCACGCCCAACTCAAGCCAGCGGCAGACTGCGCAAAGATTGATTACCCCAAGCCCGACGGCGTACTCAGCTTTGACAAACTATCCTCCGTGTTTATTTCCAACACCAACCATGAGGAAGACCAGCCCTGTCACCTGACACTGAAAGACCCTGAGATTCCACTCAATCACAATTTGCCAATCTACGACGAACCCGCCCAGCGCTACTGCCCGGCCGGTGTATATGAAGTCGTTGAAGATGCCAACGGCAAGCGCTTCCAGATTAATGCACAGAACTGTGTGCACTGTAAGACGTGCGATATCAAGGACCCAACGCAGAATATTGTATGGATTACCCCGGAAGGCGGCGGCGGCCCCAACTACCCGAACATGTAA
- a CDS encoding acyl-CoA thioesterase II — MLEKLSKLLDVEELDRNLFRSRHHVENYRKVLFGGQVLGQALMAATRTVEDRLPHSLHAYFLRPGSSELPVIYEVDPIRDGGSFTTRRVVAKQRGRAIFNMSASFQIREEGFDHQVEMPCEEIPAPESLKNTQQLALEAGLVSPQYDQRRYMIDFRPVDPKSYFGAELSEAKCMFWLRAESEMSDDPMEHRAALCYASDMGLLGTSLQPHDISLFDPHLMPASVDHAMWFHRDFRLDQWLLYVTDSPSATGARGFARGQIFTRDGLLVASTAQEGLIRQIKS, encoded by the coding sequence ATGTTGGAAAAGCTGAGTAAACTACTCGACGTAGAAGAGCTGGATCGCAACCTCTTTCGCAGCCGTCATCACGTCGAAAATTATCGAAAAGTCCTTTTTGGGGGGCAGGTATTAGGGCAAGCTTTAATGGCTGCCACACGCACAGTTGAAGATCGCCTGCCCCACTCCCTGCATGCCTATTTTTTGCGCCCCGGCTCCAGTGAACTTCCAGTAATCTATGAAGTAGACCCCATTCGTGATGGCGGCAGCTTTACTACTCGTCGCGTTGTCGCAAAGCAACGCGGCCGCGCAATCTTCAATATGTCTGCCTCCTTCCAAATCAGGGAAGAAGGTTTCGACCATCAGGTAGAGATGCCCTGCGAGGAAATTCCAGCACCAGAAAGCCTGAAGAATACCCAGCAACTGGCGCTCGAAGCCGGCCTTGTGAGCCCGCAGTACGATCAGAGACGCTACATGATCGACTTCCGCCCAGTAGATCCAAAGAGCTATTTTGGTGCCGAGCTGAGCGAAGCTAAATGTATGTTCTGGCTACGTGCCGAAAGCGAGATGTCCGATGATCCTATGGAACACCGTGCAGCACTCTGCTATGCCTCAGATATGGGCCTGTTGGGTACTTCCCTTCAACCTCACGATATCTCACTATTCGATCCTCACTTAATGCCAGCCAGCGTGGATCACGCTATGTGGTTCCACAGGGACTTCCGACTGGATCAGTGGCTCCTCTATGTTACCGATAGCCCCTCCGCCACAGGAGCCAGAGGCTTCGCCCGCGGCCAGATTTTCACTCGCGATGGCCTGCTGGTAGCCTCCACCGCCCAAGAGGGTTTAATTCGACAAATTAAAAGTTAA
- a CDS encoding type II secretion system protein N gives MSPFKRAIGSVGNSFGQGESRKAISRGTMAASAVGLLWVSGNLFAYGSLLIPAEPEESLLAERKDSRTGAPQAASIPNTPFFGFADAKEKKEIPDVDLSNLPITQLNIVLSGVLDNSDKNKASALVAEKGKPAKRLFVGDSLPGGAELYSVEVDHVVLRRNGRMEKLTYPEVDGRPNVPLKNYSSLARKSSRSSSRDTAKSGENQQSIRERMEKLRELARERRAQRQPQ, from the coding sequence ATGTCCCCATTCAAACGAGCCATTGGCTCAGTTGGCAACAGTTTTGGCCAGGGTGAGTCGCGCAAGGCGATTTCCCGCGGCACCATGGCGGCATCCGCCGTGGGCCTGCTTTGGGTTTCCGGCAATCTGTTCGCCTATGGCTCTTTGCTGATCCCTGCCGAGCCAGAAGAATCCCTGTTGGCTGAGCGCAAAGACTCCAGAACGGGTGCGCCCCAGGCAGCCTCAATACCGAATACTCCTTTCTTTGGCTTTGCCGATGCCAAGGAAAAAAAAGAAATCCCCGATGTCGATCTCTCCAATCTCCCTATTACCCAATTGAATATTGTTTTGTCTGGCGTGCTAGACAACAGTGACAAGAACAAAGCCAGCGCACTAGTGGCCGAAAAGGGAAAACCTGCGAAGCGTTTATTTGTAGGAGATTCTCTACCGGGTGGCGCAGAACTTTATTCTGTTGAGGTAGACCATGTAGTTCTTCGTCGTAATGGCAGGATGGAAAAACTGACCTATCCGGAAGTGGATGGTCGCCCGAATGTTCCGCTTAAAAATTACTCCAGTCTTGCTCGTAAGAGTAGTCGCAGCAGTAGCAGGGATACTGCCAAGAGTGGAGAGAATCAGCAGAGCATCCGGGAACGGATGGAAAAGCTGCGTGAACTGGCTCGCGAACGCCGAGCTCAGCGCCAGCCCCAATAA
- the gspF gene encoding type II secretion system inner membrane protein GspF, producing MAAFEYTALAASGRKSKGTLEADSARSARQQLRAKGLVPLDVAQAAEQSEKSAGGMMSSSPGLSIKNLALLTRQIATLLRAGIPLEETLGAIANQTRNQKIRRVVLAVRGKILEGHSFALALGSFPRAFPKLYRATVEAGEHSGHLDGVLERLGDYTEGQQQFRQKVQLALIYPVVLVFICVLVVTGLMVYVVPDVIEVFTGTGQELPVPTRILVSLSDFISAWGWLVPPVLVAIIVGIVFMLKRPAVRYRFHHRLLDLPVIGWMVRGAQSARYVGTLAILTGSSVPLVQAMGIAGGVMSNDFLKDRLEGAQKSVREGGSLHRALEDIGYFPPMMVYMIASGESSGTLDEMLQRAAESQEQDLQGAVTAFVSLFEPLMLLVMAAIVLFIVMAIMMPIMGMNELAM from the coding sequence GTGGCAGCATTTGAATATACAGCCCTGGCAGCATCTGGACGCAAGAGCAAGGGGACCCTTGAGGCTGACAGTGCTCGCTCTGCCCGACAGCAGTTGCGCGCCAAAGGTTTGGTGCCTCTGGATGTAGCCCAGGCCGCTGAACAGTCTGAAAAGAGCGCTGGCGGGATGATGTCCAGTAGTCCCGGCCTGAGTATTAAGAACCTTGCCCTGCTGACACGCCAGATTGCGACCCTGCTGCGTGCCGGTATTCCCCTTGAGGAGACTTTAGGGGCCATAGCCAACCAGACCCGCAACCAGAAGATTCGCCGGGTGGTACTGGCTGTTCGGGGCAAGATTCTGGAGGGGCACAGTTTTGCACTGGCCCTGGGCAGTTTCCCGCGCGCCTTTCCCAAGCTTTATCGCGCTACCGTGGAGGCGGGTGAACATTCTGGCCATCTGGATGGCGTATTGGAGCGCCTGGGTGACTATACAGAGGGACAACAGCAGTTCCGGCAAAAGGTGCAGTTGGCACTGATCTATCCGGTGGTGTTGGTGTTTATTTGTGTCCTGGTAGTGACGGGCCTGATGGTTTACGTAGTGCCCGACGTGATTGAAGTGTTTACCGGCACCGGACAAGAACTCCCGGTGCCAACCAGAATTCTGGTCTCCCTCAGTGATTTTATCTCTGCCTGGGGTTGGTTGGTGCCCCCGGTATTGGTTGCAATCATAGTGGGCATTGTTTTCATGTTAAAACGCCCGGCTGTGCGTTATCGATTCCATCACCGCTTGCTGGATTTACCGGTTATCGGTTGGATGGTGCGCGGCGCCCAGAGTGCACGCTATGTGGGAACCCTGGCGATTCTTACTGGCAGCAGCGTGCCGCTGGTACAGGCTATGGGAATTGCCGGTGGAGTGATGAGTAATGACTTTCTGAAAGACCGGTTGGAAGGCGCACAGAAGTCTGTTCGGGAAGGTGGGAGCTTGCATCGGGCGTTGGAGGATATCGGTTATTTCCCGCCCATGATGGTCTATATGATCGCCAGTGGTGAGTCCTCCGGTACCCTGGATGAAATGCTGCAAAGAGCGGCGGAGTCCCAGGAGCAGGATTTGCAAGGGGCTGTCACTGCTTTTGTGAGCCTGTTCGAACCCCTGATGTTATTGGTGATGGCCGCTATCGTACTATTTATCGTAATGGCTATTATGATGCCGATCATGGGCATGAACGAACTGGCCATGTAA
- the gspD gene encoding type II secretion system secretin GspD, which yields MMKMFYRRLIAVGFGFFVSTATLAQGPERVTLSLDNADVRDLINWAADFTGKNIIVHPNVKGKVTVVAGDPMTHEEAFDVFMSVLQVNGFSLVEQGGTWKVVPDALAKQQAIPVADANTRAPAESLVVRTVRVENISASQLIAMLRPLIPQTGHLAAYADTNTLIIADRAANIDQIVRLVEQLDRAGAIDIEVVPLMFASAKEVKQILTDLLQSSAGKGAGKQVQPLRIAVDERSNSVLLTGDPVTRQQIRTVIGRLDQPLDGDGNTAVVYVQYSNAADLKPILEGMSGSIQNTEKDQQAANVEVSIQVNESLNALVLTAPPALLETMKGVIARLDVRRAQVLIEAIIVEVNENTNSELGISWIAGADDNVVAGWNNLPAEDADGNINPFSLPLQSVTGANALHLGYLSGTDLRVAVNALATAGNTNILSTPTIMALDNEEAEILVGQNVPFITGEQLLSGSNDDPFTTIQREDIGTTLKVTPRVNNNNSVTLEIEQKVENLVSAAADAAVGASDIITSKREIRTKVLIDDGAILVLGGLIEDNVTDSVQKVPLLGDIPGIGRLFRNNTKKVTKTNLMVFLKPKILSTQVAGYEETRKRYMDLQQKQIYIKDRTSLLWDWHRGDALPDLMPPTGTYNESPAPVDGSINAVDNLEEALEGVPGEVEVEVLEVEESK from the coding sequence ATGATGAAGATGTTTTATCGACGGCTGATTGCGGTCGGATTTGGGTTTTTTGTGTCTACTGCAACGCTGGCTCAAGGCCCGGAGAGAGTTACCCTATCTCTTGATAATGCGGATGTTCGTGACCTGATTAACTGGGCTGCGGATTTCACCGGAAAAAATATTATCGTTCACCCCAACGTCAAGGGAAAAGTTACCGTAGTTGCCGGTGACCCCATGACTCATGAAGAAGCATTCGATGTTTTTATGTCGGTGCTTCAGGTCAATGGCTTTAGCCTGGTGGAGCAGGGCGGTACCTGGAAAGTGGTGCCTGACGCGCTTGCCAAGCAACAGGCGATTCCAGTCGCGGATGCAAATACCCGAGCACCGGCGGAGTCCTTGGTGGTTCGCACTGTGCGGGTGGAAAATATTTCCGCATCCCAATTGATTGCCATGCTGCGCCCATTAATTCCGCAGACTGGCCACCTGGCAGCTTACGCCGATACCAATACCCTGATTATCGCGGACCGCGCCGCTAATATTGACCAGATCGTACGCTTGGTGGAGCAGCTGGACCGTGCCGGTGCGATTGATATTGAAGTTGTTCCCTTGATGTTTGCCTCTGCCAAAGAGGTCAAGCAGATTCTCACTGACCTGCTGCAATCGAGCGCTGGTAAAGGTGCCGGTAAGCAAGTGCAACCACTGCGCATTGCTGTAGATGAGCGCTCTAACAGTGTCCTCTTGACCGGCGACCCGGTAACCCGGCAGCAGATCAGAACAGTTATTGGTCGATTGGATCAGCCTCTGGATGGCGATGGCAATACTGCGGTAGTTTATGTGCAGTATTCCAATGCCGCAGACTTGAAGCCGATCCTCGAAGGCATGAGTGGCAGCATTCAGAATACGGAAAAAGACCAACAGGCCGCGAATGTTGAAGTCAGCATTCAGGTCAATGAATCCCTCAATGCGCTGGTTCTGACGGCGCCTCCGGCACTACTGGAAACGATGAAAGGTGTTATCGCGCGCTTGGATGTGCGTCGAGCCCAGGTATTAATTGAGGCGATTATTGTTGAGGTTAATGAAAATACCAATAGTGAGCTGGGTATCAGCTGGATTGCTGGGGCGGATGATAATGTGGTTGCAGGCTGGAATAACCTTCCAGCTGAAGATGCGGACGGAAACATCAACCCCTTCTCACTACCCCTTCAAAGTGTAACTGGAGCGAATGCATTACATTTAGGTTACCTGAGCGGCACCGACCTCCGTGTTGCAGTGAATGCCCTTGCCACTGCAGGTAATACAAATATTCTCTCCACTCCAACAATTATGGCTTTGGACAATGAGGAAGCGGAGATACTTGTTGGTCAAAATGTACCGTTTATCACTGGCGAGCAGCTGTTGTCGGGTAGCAATGATGACCCCTTTACCACCATTCAGCGTGAGGATATTGGTACAACACTTAAGGTGACTCCGAGGGTAAATAATAATAACTCTGTAACCCTGGAAATCGAACAAAAAGTCGAAAACCTTGTTTCAGCGGCGGCTGACGCTGCTGTCGGGGCCTCGGATATTATTACCAGTAAGCGTGAGATTCGCACCAAGGTGCTGATCGATGATGGCGCCATTTTGGTGCTGGGTGGATTGATTGAGGACAACGTTACAGACTCTGTACAGAAAGTACCCCTGCTTGGGGATATCCCTGGTATAGGTCGTCTGTTCAGGAATAATACTAAGAAAGTTACAAAGACCAACCTGATGGTGTTCCTGAAGCCGAAGATCCTCAGCACCCAGGTTGCCGGTTATGAGGAAACCCGTAAGCGCTATATGGATTTGCAGCAGAAGCAGATCTATATCAAGGACCGTACAAGCCTGCTGTGGGATTGGCACCGTGGCGATGCCTTGCCTGACCTGATGCCACCGACAGGTACTTACAATGAAAGCCCGGCCCCGGTAGATGGTTCCATCAATGCCGTAGATAACCTGGAGGAGGCCCTGGAAGGAGTGCCAGGTGAGGTTGAAGTTGAGGTACTGGAGGTCGAAGAATCTAAATGA
- a CDS encoding TetR/AcrR family transcriptional regulator, producing the protein MDKAKEKVQRFRAREQRILDAALELLLEHGEEKVTVEQIAERVDIGKGTIYKHFISKTEIYMRLLMDYERSLAERLKVAVENAEEKGDITAPARAYFESRMADPGKDRLFQRLEEKIITLNLAPEMISELHAIRNSNASALNRVFERRMEQGMLKKVPAYYYYSTYWALVQGAVELYHSKSFSDVIEDREGLMEFIMDVGVHIGDISSRKPPESSQTTGHPAGPSFG; encoded by the coding sequence ATGGATAAGGCAAAAGAGAAGGTTCAGAGGTTTCGCGCACGAGAGCAGCGCATCCTGGATGCGGCTCTGGAGCTTCTGCTGGAGCACGGTGAAGAAAAAGTCACAGTCGAGCAGATCGCCGAGCGAGTAGATATTGGTAAGGGTACTATCTACAAGCACTTCATTTCTAAGACAGAGATCTACATGCGTCTGCTGATGGATTACGAAAGATCCCTCGCTGAACGCCTTAAGGTAGCTGTTGAGAATGCTGAAGAAAAAGGTGACATCACAGCCCCTGCACGTGCCTATTTTGAATCCCGTATGGCTGACCCGGGCAAGGACAGGCTCTTCCAGCGTCTGGAAGAGAAGATAATCACCTTGAACCTGGCCCCGGAAATGATTTCTGAGCTGCATGCCATCCGTAACTCTAATGCATCCGCCCTGAACCGGGTGTTTGAGCGCAGAATGGAGCAGGGCATGCTGAAGAAGGTGCCGGCTTACTATTACTACTCAACTTACTGGGCCCTGGTTCAAGGTGCGGTAGAGCTTTACCATTCCAAGTCATTTTCAGATGTGATTGAGGATCGAGAGGGCTTGATGGAGTTCATTATGGATGTGGGCGTCCATATCGGTGATATCTCTTCCCGCAAGCCACCGGAAAGCAGTCAAACCACTGGTCACCCCGCGGGGCCCTCCTTTGGCTGA
- a CDS encoding DUF1285 domain-containing protein: MAEPLFQQLQKLQREFHGYPPVEKWNPDFCGDMDMVIKLDGRWIHEGTEIKRHTLVKLFASILKREGDEYFLVTPVEKLRIQVEDVPFVATQVARNPNSDFQTLLFTTNVGDVIALDEDCNWCLKEFGSPSQPVPYLEVRGGLQARISRDVYYQLIDWAEDAKGGTSTEGKLFVRSAGKEFLLGSYN, from the coding sequence TTGGCTGAGCCACTTTTTCAGCAGCTGCAAAAATTGCAGAGGGAGTTTCACGGATACCCGCCGGTTGAGAAGTGGAACCCCGACTTCTGTGGTGACATGGACATGGTGATCAAGCTCGATGGCCGCTGGATCCATGAAGGTACAGAGATAAAGCGTCATACGCTGGTTAAGTTGTTTGCCAGCATCCTCAAGCGGGAGGGTGATGAGTACTTTCTGGTAACGCCGGTGGAGAAGCTGCGTATACAAGTGGAAGATGTGCCTTTCGTCGCAACACAGGTAGCGCGCAACCCTAATAGTGATTTCCAGACATTACTCTTCACCACCAATGTGGGTGATGTGATCGCGCTGGATGAGGATTGTAATTGGTGCCTGAAAGAATTTGGTTCTCCCTCACAACCTGTCCCTTACCTGGAGGTTCGTGGTGGCCTTCAGGCGCGGATTTCACGTGATGTGTACTATCAGTTGATTGATTGGGCTGAAGACGCAAAAGGGGGTACCAGTACTGAGGGGAAGCTTTTTGTTCGTAGTGCTGGCAAGGAATTCCTCCTCGGCTCTTATAACTGA
- a CDS encoding electron transfer flavoprotein subunit beta/FixA family protein — MKVLVAVKRVVDYNVKVRPKADGTDVDTANVKMSINPFCEIAVEEAVRLKEKGVVSEIVAVSMGSKQCQEQIRTALALGADRGILVETDAELQPLAVAKCLKAIVDKEEPQMVILGKQSIDGDNNQTGQMLGALTGMGQGTFASEVAVDGDAVKVTREIDGGLQTVELKLPAIVTTDLRLNEPRYASLPNIMKAKKKPLDTTSPDELGVDITPRTKTLKVEPPAERQAGVKVADVAELVEKLKNEAKVI; from the coding sequence ATGAAAGTTCTTGTAGCTGTGAAACGCGTTGTTGACTACAACGTCAAGGTCCGCCCCAAGGCGGATGGCACTGACGTTGATACAGCCAACGTCAAAATGTCTATCAACCCCTTCTGCGAAATCGCAGTTGAAGAGGCGGTGCGCTTGAAGGAAAAAGGCGTTGTCAGCGAGATAGTCGCCGTTTCCATGGGCTCCAAGCAATGCCAAGAGCAGATCCGTACCGCATTAGCCCTGGGCGCTGATCGTGGCATCCTGGTTGAGACCGATGCCGAATTGCAGCCTTTGGCTGTGGCCAAGTGCCTGAAAGCGATTGTTGACAAGGAAGAGCCACAAATGGTGATCCTGGGTAAACAGTCTATCGATGGAGACAACAACCAGACTGGTCAGATGCTTGGAGCACTGACTGGAATGGGGCAGGGCACCTTTGCTTCTGAAGTAGCTGTAGATGGCGATGCCGTTAAAGTTACCCGTGAAATTGATGGTGGCCTGCAGACTGTTGAGCTGAAACTGCCAGCTATTGTTACCACTGATCTGCGCTTGAACGAGCCGCGCTACGCTTCCCTGCCCAATATCATGAAGGCCAAGAAGAAGCCTCTCGATACCACCAGCCCGGATGAACTGGGTGTAGATATCACTCCTCGCACAAAAACCCTGAAGGTTGAGCCGCCGGCTGAACGTCAGGCAGGCGTTAAAGTAGCCGACGTTGCGGAACTGGTAGAGAAACTGAAAAACGAGGCGAAGGTAATCTGA